Below is a genomic region from Sphingopyxis terrae subsp. terrae NBRC 15098.
TCGGACCGCACGAAAAGCGCGATCAGCATCGCGAAAGCCGCCGCGGTCAAAACGCCCTGCGCGACGCTCGCCGGCCGGACGAGGGCCGCAAGATCGCCTTTGCCGCTCCGCAGATAGAGGCTGCCCGCGACGAGCGACAGGCAGGCGAGCGCCGCAGCCATCCACAACAGCGCGAGACCCAGTTCGGCGATCATGCTTTCGGCGCTGCTTTCATAGCCTTGGGCATATCGCCCATTTGCGGCGGCATATAGCGTTCGTCATGCTTGGCCAGGATACGGTCGGCCACAAAGGTGCCATCGGCCCGCATCCGGCCGTCGGCGACCATTCCGGCATTTTCGGCAAACAGATCGGGCACGATGCCCTTATATTCGACGGGGATCGATGCCTTTCCGTCGGTGGCGACGAAGCGGATCGTCACGCCGTCGGGCTGATGCCTGATGCTGCCGGCCGCCACCATTCCGCCCAGCCGCATTGCTTCGCCCACTTCGGCTTTGCCCGCTTGAATTTCGGCAGGCGTGCGGAAATAGGCCGCCTCGTCGCGCAGCGCGCTCGCCGCGAGAACCCCCGCGCCGCCGACGCCGCACAGCGCCACCGCCGCCAGGATCAGTCGTTGATGTTTCGCCTTCATGTCCGGTCCCTGCGCAGCGCAGCGCTGCGCTTTTCAGCCTTCGTCATCGTCCGCCAGCTATGCCAGACCACCGCTCCGGTCAGGAGCGCGGTCAGCATATAGGCAGCCGCGACATAGGCCCATTGGCCGTCTCCGGTTATGACGCCGGTCAAAATTCGGTCCCCTCATCGTCCGCCAACCGGCGCAGGCGCGCCGCGACGCGATTGTCGGCAATGATCCGCCGCATGCGCATCAATACGATCGCCCCGAATAGCAGCGAAAATCCGGCCAAGGTCAAGCCCAGCGGCCACAACAGGCTGCCGTCGATGCTCGATCCGCGCATGGTGATGCTCGGCCCTTGATGCAGGCTGTTCCACCACACGACGCTGCGATTGATGATCGGGATGTTGATCGCGCCGACCAGCGCATAAATCGCCGCACCGCGCGAAAGCGTTCCGCCCTGCCGCTCGCTTTCGTCGCCCGTCGTCAACGCGACGAAACCGGCATAGAGAAAGAGCAGCACGAGCATCGACGTCATGCGGCCGTCCCATTCCCACCAGGTCCCCCAGGTCGGCTTTCCCCAGATCGATCCGGTCGCGAGACACAGTGCGGTGAACAGCATGCCAGGAACCGCGATCGCGCGCGCCGCAATCCCTGCCAGCGGGTGCCGCCACACGAGCTGCACCAATCCTGCAAGAGCGAGCGACGTCCAGCCCCCCATGCCGAGCCAGGCGGCGGGAACATGAACATAGAGAATGCGCGCCGTCTCGCCCTGCTTCGCTTCGCCCGGCACCATCGTCAGTCCGGCCCATGCCCCGGCGAACAAGAACGCCAGTCCCAGCCACAGCAGCCACGGCGTCAGCGGACGCGCAATGGCCAGAAAACGGGTCGGATTCGCATAGGCGTGCATCGCGCGCCGAGCCTTAGGCGAGCGCACGGCCGCGGTCTAGACAATTGACGCCATCGGCGTCGCGCACGAATGATATCGATAGCAATGGTGGGAAGACATAAAATTACTTAGCATGCGGCGATTGTGTGGCTCAATTGCCACATATGTCACCAAAACGAAATAATAGCGCCCCGCTCGGCCGCGTGAGGGGTGGAAGCGTCGGCATTTCTCATCAAACCTGTGCAGGTCGTTTCTAGGGGCAATCAACAGGGAAAGATGACCATGAAAAACACGACCCAATTATCGAGTCTCGCGCTCGCCACCGCTCTTGTCGCAAGCGGTTGGACTGCACCGGCTTTCGCCCAGGAAGGCGCCAACGACGCGGATGCGAACGAAACGATCATCGTAACCGGCACCCGCCGGACCGACCGGACGATCGCCGACAGCACCGTGCCGATCGACGTGATCTCGAGTGAATCGCTGCAGAATAGCGGGACGACCGAAACGAACCGGCTGCTCAACCAGCTCGTTCCTTCGTTCAATTTCCCTCAGCCGTCGCTGACCGACGGCACGGACTCGCTGCGTCCGGCCACGCTGCGCGGCCTCGCGCCCGATCAGGTGCTCGTGCTCGTGAACGGCAAGCGCCGCCATCTTTCGTCGCTGCTCAACCTGAATGGCTCGATCGGACGCGGCTCGGCGGGCGTCGACATGAACACGATTCCGCCGCTGGCAATCGAGCGTATCGAGGTGCTGCGCGACGGCGCGTCCTCGCAATATGGCTCGGACGCGATTGCGGGCGTTATCAACATCCAGCTCAAGAAAAGCGTCGGGGGCCGTGCGCAGATCAGCTTCGGCAAATATATCACGACGATGGAGGATGTCGCGCAGGTCGCCAGCGTCGCACCGACGACGGGCGCGTCCGACGATCCGGCAATCACCTACACGGGCGAGGATCGCAAGCGCCGCGACGGCGACACCTGGACCATCGGGACCAATATAGGCCTGCCGATCGGCGATGCGGGCTATTTCAACTTCACGGCCGAATATAAGGACCGTTCGCCGACCAACCGCTCGGGCCCCGATTTGCGGCGCAACTATGCCGCTGCAGGGGATCCGCGCGAGGTGACCTTCAACCGCTACGAACACCGCTTCGGCGATGGCGAATCGAAGGACATGAACTTCTTCTTCAACGCCGGGATGGATGTTGGCGAAAGCTTTGAGCTCTACAGCTTCGGTAGTTACGGCATCCGTGACGCCAATGGCGCGGGCTTCTATCGCCGCTCGCTCGACTCGCGCAACGCCGACTGGGACAATGGCGGCCAGCCAATCTATCCCGACGGCTTCCTGCCGCTGATTACCAGCACCATTCAGGATATCGCCATCGCCGGCGGGCTGCGCGGCGAAACCGCAGGCTGGAATCTGGACCTGTCGGTCAACTATGGATCGAACCGGCTCGACTATGGCGTCGAGAACAGCGTCAACACCTCGCTCGGCAGCCTGAACAGCCCGCGCAAGTTCGACGCAGGCGGTCTCCGCTCGGGGCAAACCTCGGTCAACCTCGACGCAAGCCGTGACCTGAACCTCGGTATCGGCAGCACCACGCTGGCGCTCGGCGCGGAATGGCGGAACGAGAATTACCGCATCGTTCCGGGGCAGCTCGAAAGCTATATCGCCGGCCCTTACACCTTCTCCAACGGCGCGGCGCCGGGTTCGCAGGTGTTCCCCGGCTTTTCGCCGACCACCGCGATCGACAAGTCCCGCGACAGCTTTGCCGGCTATCTCGAACTCGATGCCGATATCAGCGATATGTTCAACGTCCAGGCCGCCGGCCGCTACGAACATTTCTCGGACTTCGGCGACACGGTGAACGGGAAGCTTGCGGCGCGGTTCGAGCCCATCGACGGTCTCGCTTTCCGCGGGTCGGTTTCGACCGGTTTCCGCGCACCGGGGATGGCCCAGCAGTTCTTCTCGACCACCTCGACGAACAATGTGAACGGGACGCTGATCGAGATCGGCACCTTCCCGGTTGCATCGCCGATTGCCGTCGCACTCGGGGCGCAGCCGCTGAAGCCGGAAAAATCGGTCAACTTCGGCGGCGGCTTCGCCTTCAACATGGTTCGCGGACTCAGCCTGACAGTCGATTATTACCGCATCAAGATCAACGATCGCATCACGCTCACCGAAAACCTGCAGGGCGCAGACGTCGTCGCGATCCTTCAGGCAGCCAATGTGCAGGGCACATCGGCACGCTTCTTCATCAACGGAATCGACACCCGCACGCAGGGTGTCGATATCGTCGGAAGCTATCGCCTGCCCGATTTCGGGATCGGCAAGGTTACGCTCACTGCCGGCTATAATCTCAACGATACCAAGATCACCGATCGCCGAACGTTCAGCGGCTTTACGGCGCAGCGGCTGTTCGCTCGCCCCGAAAGCTTCCGCCTGACCGACGGCCAGCCCTCGAACAAGCTGAACGTCGGGGTCGATTGGGAGGCGGGTCCCGCCGGCATGACGCTCCGTGCCAATCGCTATGGCAAGGTCTTTCTGCCCGGCCCCAGCCTCGACATCACCATCCCGAAGGGTGCCGCTCCTGGCGATATCACCCTGACCCCGAAATGGGTTGTCGATCTGGAGTTCCGCTTCCGCCCGATCCAGCCGGTGCAGATCGCCGTCGGTGCCAATAATCTGCTCGACGAATATCCGGACCGCCTGCCGTTCGGGGTTGTCGATGGCTATAACTATGGCCTGAACAACAGCTTCCTGCCCTATTCGTCGCAGTCGCCGTTCGGCTTCAGCGGTCGCTTCGTCTATGGGCGTGTGTCGGTCGACTTCTAAGCTCGGACGACATTGCTGAAAGGGACAAGGCCGGGGGCTATGCCTCCGGCCTTGTCCATATCCAGCTTCCCGTTACGACGGCCGCGATGATCGGCGCCATCATCCACGGCCAGGGCGCAAAGAGCAGCGCCAGCGCAATGCTGAAAACAAAGGCGGCACTTGCGGCAAGCTTGCCGCGACGGCTGATCGCTCCCTTCTCGCGCCATGCAACAATATGGTGTCCGAAGGTCGGATGCGTGAGCAGCCAGGCCTCGAGCCGCGGTGACGAGCGCGCGAAACAGAAGGCGGCAAGGATCACGAAAGGCACGGTCGGCAGCAGCGGCAGAAACGCGCCGAGCGCGCCGAGCCCCAATGAGGCCCATCCCGAAACCAGATAGAAATGCCGCTTCATGGGAGCGGCTTAGCGCGTTTTCGCGCGCACGCCATCCCATGTTGCAACCAGCCGCTGGTCAGCGCCGCCCGATCAGCTTTTGCGCCATATGGTCCGCCACCGTCGATGCCGGCGTGCCGCTTGCCTTGCTCTCGGCCCAGATCTCGGCGAGGCGACCCGGGATCAGGTGGATGCGGCTTTCGACCTCCTCCTGACTGCCCTGCCCCAGATATTCGAGCGCCACGTTGATGATGCCGCCGGCGTTGATCACATAATCGGGCGCGTAGACGATGCCGCGATCGTGGATGCGCTGGCCGTCGGCGGCAGTTGCGAGCTGGTTGTTCGCGCCGCCCGCGACGATCGGCACGCGCAACTTTTCGATGCTGCGTTCGGTGAGGATCGCCCCCAGCGCATTGGGACTGAGCACATCGGCTTCGATTTCCATGATCGCCGCCGAGTCGGCGAGATCGGCACCCAATTCCTCTGCCAGTGCTTTTGCGCGCGCCAGATTGACGTCGGCAAGGGTCAGCTTCGCGCCTTCGGCCGCGAGCCGCCGCGCAACGCCGCCGCCGACGCTGCCGACGCCCTGGATCGCGATCCGCACGCCCGCGGCGCTGTCGGTACCCAGCCCTTCGCGGATCGCCGCCTTGATACCCAGATAAACGCCAAGCGCGGTATAGGGACCGGGGTCGCCCCCGGCCTCGCCGCTCGCGACCGGAAGGCCGCTGACATGTTTGGTCTTCTTCGCGATCTGGACCATGTCGGCGTCGGTGATGCCGACATCTTCCGCGGTCACATAGGCGCCGCCCAGCGATTCGACCGCCCGACCGAAGGCCGCAAGCAGTTCGGGGGTCTTGGTGCCGGCTTCGTCGGCCAGGATTACGCCCTTGCCGCCGCCCATCGGCAGCCCCGCCATCGCATTCTTATAGCTCATGCCGCGCGACAGGCGTAGCGCATCGACGATCGCGGCCGACCGCTGCGGATAATGCCAGAAGCGCACTCCGCCCGCACCGGGGCCGAGGTGGGTCGAATGCACGGCGATGACCGCCGTCAGTCCGCTGTCGCGATCGCGGAACATGTGAACATGTTCATGATCGTCGAAATCGGCGAAATCCCAGACTGCGGACATGGCGTCACCCTCGCGTTAAAAAATTACGTAGGGGCGTAATAATGAAATAGCCGGCGCGAGTCACCCCCAAAGGGATCGCCACGGTTCCGATCAACGAAAAGCTTTGAAAATGGGGCGATCGACGGGACTTGAACCCGCGACCCCCGGTACCACAAACCGGTGCTCTAACCAACTGAGCTACGATCGCCATATGCCGGGCGAGACCGCCTGCGACAGCGCGCGGCGATAGGCGTGACCACCCCTTTCGTCAAGCATTGTTCGCATGGCCAACGCCGCCTAAAAGAGGCCATGTCCGGAAACGAGCATGTCGATATGGCGCTGTCGGGCGCCGACCGTACCGCCGAGCGGCTGTCGCTGCTTCCTGGCATCCGGCGCGCACCGACGACCAAGCTGCAGCAATTCATGCTGGTGGGTTTTCTCGATCCCGCAACATGCGCCGGGCTGATGGCGCAGATCGACCGCGACGTGCGCCCTTCGACGATCGCCGATCCCAATGGTGACGAAGCTTTCCGGACCAGCACGACCTGCGACCTCGATCACCGCGATCCGCTGGTGCGGGCGGTCAACGCGCGGCTGCATGATATCACCGGAATACCGCTGGATCATGGCGAGCCGCTACAGGGGCAGCGCTATGATGTGGGGCAGGAGTTCAAGGCGCATACCGACTATTTCGACCCGCACGGCGCCGACTGGGAGACCTATTGCGCGATTCCCGGACAGCGAACCTGGACGTTGATGGTCTATCTCAACCAGCCCCAGGCGGGCGGCGCGACGCGCTTTCTCGCCACGGGCAAGATGCACCAGCCTGAAACGGGCAAACTCGTCGCGTGGAACAATGTCCGCGCGGACGGAAAGCCGAACCCCGAGACGCTCCATCACGGAATGAAGGTGCGCAAGGGCCGCAAATATATCATCACCAAATGGTTCCGCGAACGCACCTGGCCATGGGCCGAGGGCGAGCTAGGCTGATCCGGCCGACCGTGCCTCGGCGTCTGCCGAGACACGGCCCAGACCTTTAGCGTACCAGCCGATACTGGAAACTCAAAGTCAACGTGTTGCCGACCTGACCCGGCTCGACCGGCGTCGATTTGGCCTCTGCGGCCATCATCTGCACGCGCGGCATGGGGACCGGCCCGCCGACAGCACCGCCTTCGCTGATCGAAACCAGCTCGGCGGCGCGATAGCCGGCCAGCTTGGCATAGTCCGCCGCCTTCGCTTCGGCAGCCTTGATCGCCGCGCCGCGAACGCCGACAAGCTGCGCATCGGGATCTTTCATCGCGAACCAGGGGCCATCGATATTGGTCCCGCCCGCCGCGACGAGCGCATCGAGCAGCGGCCCGATATCGTCGATCTTCGGCGTCGTCGCGCGCACGCTGTTGCTGACCTGATAGCCCAGGAAGCGCGGCGGCTGACCGTCGCTACGATTATTATAGTCATATTGCGGCGACAAGCTGATGCCGCTTGTCTGAATATCCTCGGCCTTGATCCCGCGCGCCTTGGCAGCGGCGATCAGCTTGTCCATCGCGGCGGCGTTCAGCCGCATTGCTTCGACTGCGGTTGGCGCGGTCGTCGTCACGCCGGCGCCCACCGTCGCCTCATCGGGCCGCGAACGGACCTCCTCGCTCACGCTGAAGCTCAGGATCGGTCCTTCCGTCGTCGCTGTCGTCACCGTCGAACCTCCCTGCTGTGCAATGGCCGGCGTCGCAGCCAGCAGCGCGATGCCGGTCGCCATGGCGGTGAACATATGCTTGGTCATATCAAACTCCTGTAGGCCGGACCCCCGGCCGATCGTGGATACCCACCCCATACGCAGGACGGAGTGGGCCCGTTCCCGCCTTTGGGCGCTCGGCGCTTGCATGACGCTGAACGCCTATGTAGCGAGCCGTTCATCATGGCAGCTCCCATTCTCTCTTACGAAGGCCTGGCCCTGGTGCAGGGCACCGGCTGGCTGTTTCAGGATCTCGACATCTACGTCGGCGCGCGCGATCGGCTTGCACTGATCGGCCGCAATGGTGCGGGCAAGACGACGCTGCTCAAGTTGCTCGCCGGACGTATCGAGCCCGACAAGGGCAAGCGGACGATTGTCCCCGGCACCCACGTCGTGCTGCTGGAGCAGGAGCCCGATTTCACGGGCTATGCGACGCTGATGGACTATGCGATCGGCGGCGCGAACCCGCCCGCCGAACATGAGGTGGCGGCGATCGCCGACCAGCTTGGCATCGAAATGGCGCGCGAAGCGGCAAGCGCCTCGGGGGGCGAGCGTCGCCGCGCCGCCATCGCGCGCGCGCTGGCGCAGAACCCCGACGTGTTGCTGCTCGACGAGCCGACCAACCACCTCGACCTAGCGGCGATCGACTGGCTCGAAGGCTGGCTGTCACGCTTCTCCGGCGCCTTCGTCGCCATCAGCCACGACCGCACCTTTCTGACGCGCCTGACGCGCCAGACCCTTTGGCTCGACCGCGGCGGCATCCGGCGCAAGGAAATCGGCTTCGGCGGCTTCGATGCGTGGATGGAGGCCATCTATGCCGAAGAAACGCGCGCCGCGGAAAAGCTCGATGCGAAGCTGAAGCTGGAGGCACACTGGCTCCAGCGCGGCGTGACCGCGCGCCGCCGCCGCAACCAGGGCCGGCTCGAAAAGCTGATCGAGATGCGGGCCACGCGCGCGGCGATGATCGGCGGCCCCGGCGTCGCCAAGCTCGGCCTCGCCAACGACGACGTCCGCTCGAAGTCGGTGATCGTCGCCGACCATATCAGCAAGCGCTTCGGCGATCGCACGATCATCAAGGACTTCGACTTTCGCGTCCAGCGCGGCGACCGCATCGGGATCGTAGGCGCCAATGGCGCGGGCAAATCGACGCTGCTGAAGCTGCTCACTGGCGAAATCGAACCCGACAAGGGCAAGGTCACCCTCGCCCCGACGCTCGATGGCATCGTCATCGATCAGCAGCGCAGCCTGCTGTCGCCCGAAAAGACCGTGCGCGACATCCTCGCGGACGGCGGCGACTGGGTCGAGGTGCGCGGCGTGAAGAAGCATGTCCAGGGTTACCTCAAGGACTTCCTCTTCCATCCTTCGGTTGCCGAGGCCAGCGTCGCCGCGCTTTCGGGCGGCGAACGCTCGCGGCTTCTGCTCGCGCGCGAATTCGCGCGCGAATCGAACCTGCTCGTCCTCGACGAACCGACCAACGATCTGGACCTCGAAACGCTCGACCTCTTGCAGGAGGTCATCGCCGACTATGCGGGAACCGTGCTGTTGGTCAGCCACGATCGCGACTTCCTCGACCGCACCGTGACGGTCACCCTCGGCCTCGACGGATCCGGCAAGGTCGATATCGTCGCGGGCGGCTATGCCGACTGGGAAGCCAAGCGCAGCAAGCCCTCGTCGGCGAAAGCCAAGGCGGCCGGCGCCGATACCGCGCCGCCCCCACCGCCCCAGGCACGCCGGAAACTCTCCTACAAGGACCAGCGCGACTATGACCTGCTTCCGGGCCGTATCGAGGAGATTGAGAAGGAGATGGCCGGCATCGAAACCGAATTGTCCGACGGCAGCCTGTTCACGCGCGACAATGCGCGTTTCAGCGCCCTGACCGCAAAGCTCGACGCGTTGCGCTCGGAAAAAGCCGCAGCCGAGGATCGCTGGCTAGCGCTGGCCGAAGAAGTCGACGCGCTGGGATAAGTCCTGCACCACAGGCAAAGAAAAAGGGCACCGCGTTGCCGCGGCGCCCTTCTACGAAACAGGATTTCGTATCGAAGACGGTCTTACTTGATACCG
It encodes:
- the ccmE gene encoding cytochrome c maturation protein CcmE, with the translated sequence MKAKHQRLILAAVALCGVGGAGVLAASALRDEAAYFRTPAEIQAGKAEVGEAMRLGGMVAAGSIRHQPDGVTIRFVATDGKASIPVEYKGIVPDLFAENAGMVADGRMRADGTFVADRILAKHDERYMPPQMGDMPKAMKAAPKA
- the ccmC gene encoding heme ABC transporter permease CcmC, yielding MHAYANPTRFLAIARPLTPWLLWLGLAFLFAGAWAGLTMVPGEAKQGETARILYVHVPAAWLGMGGWTSLALAGLVQLVWRHPLAGIAARAIAVPGMLFTALCLATGSIWGKPTWGTWWEWDGRMTSMLVLLFLYAGFVALTTGDESERQGGTLSRGAAIYALVGAINIPIINRSVVWWNSLHQGPSITMRGSSIDGSLLWPLGLTLAGFSLLFGAIVLMRMRRIIADNRVAARLRRLADDEGTEF
- a CDS encoding TonB-dependent receptor plug domain-containing protein translates to MKNTTQLSSLALATALVASGWTAPAFAQEGANDADANETIIVTGTRRTDRTIADSTVPIDVISSESLQNSGTTETNRLLNQLVPSFNFPQPSLTDGTDSLRPATLRGLAPDQVLVLVNGKRRHLSSLLNLNGSIGRGSAGVDMNTIPPLAIERIEVLRDGASSQYGSDAIAGVINIQLKKSVGGRAQISFGKYITTMEDVAQVASVAPTTGASDDPAITYTGEDRKRRDGDTWTIGTNIGLPIGDAGYFNFTAEYKDRSPTNRSGPDLRRNYAAAGDPREVTFNRYEHRFGDGESKDMNFFFNAGMDVGESFELYSFGSYGIRDANGAGFYRRSLDSRNADWDNGGQPIYPDGFLPLITSTIQDIAIAGGLRGETAGWNLDLSVNYGSNRLDYGVENSVNTSLGSLNSPRKFDAGGLRSGQTSVNLDASRDLNLGIGSTTLALGAEWRNENYRIVPGQLESYIAGPYTFSNGAAPGSQVFPGFSPTTAIDKSRDSFAGYLELDADISDMFNVQAAGRYEHFSDFGDTVNGKLAARFEPIDGLAFRGSVSTGFRAPGMAQQFFSTTSTNNVNGTLIEIGTFPVASPIAVALGAQPLKPEKSVNFGGGFAFNMVRGLSLTVDYYRIKINDRITLTENLQGADVVAILQAANVQGTSARFFINGIDTRTQGVDIVGSYRLPDFGIGKVTLTAGYNLNDTKITDRRTFSGFTAQRLFARPESFRLTDGQPSNKLNVGVDWEAGPAGMTLRANRYGKVFLPGPSLDITIPKGAAPGDITLTPKWVVDLEFRFRPIQPVQIAVGANNLLDEYPDRLPFGVVDGYNYGLNNSFLPYSSQSPFGFSGRFVYGRVSVDF
- a CDS encoding YbaN family protein; its protein translation is MKRHFYLVSGWASLGLGALGAFLPLLPTVPFVILAAFCFARSSPRLEAWLLTHPTFGHHIVAWREKGAISRRGKLAASAAFVFSIALALLFAPWPWMMAPIIAAVVTGSWIWTRPEA
- a CDS encoding Glu/Leu/Phe/Val family dehydrogenase — encoded protein: MSAVWDFADFDDHEHVHMFRDRDSGLTAVIAVHSTHLGPGAGGVRFWHYPQRSAAIVDALRLSRGMSYKNAMAGLPMGGGKGVILADEAGTKTPELLAAFGRAVESLGGAYVTAEDVGITDADMVQIAKKTKHVSGLPVASGEAGGDPGPYTALGVYLGIKAAIREGLGTDSAAGVRIAIQGVGSVGGGVARRLAAEGAKLTLADVNLARAKALAEELGADLADSAAIMEIEADVLSPNALGAILTERSIEKLRVPIVAGGANNQLATAADGQRIHDRGIVYAPDYVINAGGIINVALEYLGQGSQEEVESRIHLIPGRLAEIWAESKASGTPASTVADHMAQKLIGRR
- a CDS encoding prolyl hydroxylase family protein, with amino-acid sequence MSGNEHVDMALSGADRTAERLSLLPGIRRAPTTKLQQFMLVGFLDPATCAGLMAQIDRDVRPSTIADPNGDEAFRTSTTCDLDHRDPLVRAVNARLHDITGIPLDHGEPLQGQRYDVGQEFKAHTDYFDPHGADWETYCAIPGQRTWTLMVYLNQPQAGGATRFLATGKMHQPETGKLVAWNNVRADGKPNPETLHHGMKVRKGRKYIITKWFRERTWPWAEGELG
- a CDS encoding SIMPL domain-containing protein, with product MTKHMFTAMATGIALLAATPAIAQQGGSTVTTATTEGPILSFSVSEEVRSRPDEATVGAGVTTTAPTAVEAMRLNAAAMDKLIAAAKARGIKAEDIQTSGISLSPQYDYNNRSDGQPPRFLGYQVSNSVRATTPKIDDIGPLLDALVAAGGTNIDGPWFAMKDPDAQLVGVRGAAIKAAEAKAADYAKLAGYRAAELVSISEGGAVGGPVPMPRVQMMAAEAKSTPVEPGQVGNTLTLSFQYRLVR
- a CDS encoding ABC-F family ATP-binding cassette domain-containing protein; this encodes MAAPILSYEGLALVQGTGWLFQDLDIYVGARDRLALIGRNGAGKTTLLKLLAGRIEPDKGKRTIVPGTHVVLLEQEPDFTGYATLMDYAIGGANPPAEHEVAAIADQLGIEMAREAASASGGERRRAAIARALAQNPDVLLLDEPTNHLDLAAIDWLEGWLSRFSGAFVAISHDRTFLTRLTRQTLWLDRGGIRRKEIGFGGFDAWMEAIYAEETRAAEKLDAKLKLEAHWLQRGVTARRRRNQGRLEKLIEMRATRAAMIGGPGVAKLGLANDDVRSKSVIVADHISKRFGDRTIIKDFDFRVQRGDRIGIVGANGAGKSTLLKLLTGEIEPDKGKVTLAPTLDGIVIDQQRSLLSPEKTVRDILADGGDWVEVRGVKKHVQGYLKDFLFHPSVAEASVAALSGGERSRLLLAREFARESNLLVLDEPTNDLDLETLDLLQEVIADYAGTVLLVSHDRDFLDRTVTVTLGLDGSGKVDIVAGGYADWEAKRSKPSSAKAKAAGADTAPPPPPQARRKLSYKDQRDYDLLPGRIEEIEKEMAGIETELSDGSLFTRDNARFSALTAKLDALRSEKAAAEDRWLALAEEVDALG